One region of Catenuloplanes indicus genomic DNA includes:
- a CDS encoding ABC transporter substrate-binding protein, with translation MRRTSVPAAALLLATVVGVSACAPEESGDDAVPAASAGAAGCDPASLKTLTAGKLTIGTDQPAYEPWFSDDKPESGEGFESAVAYAVATELGYTKENVVWTRVRFDSAIAPGPKTFDIDINQFSITEERRKAVDFSSPYYLVRQAIVAKNSSPVAGVTDLAGLKDAKLGAQVGTTSYQVITDLVKPSQQAQVFNSNDDAKQALENGTIDGLVVDLPTAFYMTAAELTDAKIVGQMPQVGVPEQFGIVLDQGSPLTGCVSQAVDALRTDGTLTTLEKQWLAQVAGAPELS, from the coding sequence ATGCGTAGAACCTCCGTGCCCGCCGCCGCCCTGCTGCTCGCCACGGTGGTCGGGGTGTCCGCGTGCGCGCCGGAGGAGTCCGGCGACGATGCGGTGCCCGCGGCCTCCGCCGGCGCGGCCGGCTGCGACCCGGCGAGCCTGAAGACGCTGACGGCCGGGAAGCTGACGATCGGCACCGACCAGCCGGCGTACGAGCCGTGGTTCTCCGACGACAAGCCGGAGAGCGGCGAGGGTTTCGAGTCCGCGGTCGCCTACGCGGTCGCCACCGAGCTCGGCTACACCAAGGAGAACGTGGTGTGGACCCGGGTGCGGTTCGACAGCGCGATCGCGCCCGGGCCGAAGACGTTCGACATCGACATCAACCAGTTCTCGATCACCGAGGAGCGGCGCAAGGCGGTCGACTTCTCGTCGCCGTACTACCTGGTCCGGCAGGCGATCGTGGCGAAGAACTCGTCGCCGGTCGCGGGCGTGACCGACCTGGCCGGGCTGAAGGACGCGAAGCTGGGGGCGCAGGTCGGCACGACCAGCTACCAGGTGATCACCGACCTGGTGAAGCCGAGCCAGCAGGCGCAGGTGTTCAACAGCAACGACGACGCGAAGCAGGCGCTGGAGAACGGCACGATCGACGGGCTCGTGGTGGACCTGCCGACCGCGTTCTACATGACCGCGGCCGAGCTCACCGACGCGAAGATCGTCGGCCAGATGCCGCAGGTCGGCGTGCCGGAGCAGTTCGGCATCGTGCTCGACCAGGGTTCGCCGCTGACCGGCTGCGTGTCCCAGGCGGTCGACGCGCTGCGCACCGACGGCACGCTGACCACGCTGGAGAAGCAGTGGCTCGCCCAGGTGGCGGGCGCGCCCGAGCTGTCATGA
- a CDS encoding amino acid ABC transporter permease: MTAETHTPSDIQRARVAYRRKQSIRSVIISAVSTAVVGVLVVVLVTGSPGWPRVQASFLDPQVATDSLPAILRGLWLNVRLLVACAIGALLLGLLIAVLRTTKGAVLFPLRALATAYTYTLRGMPLIIGLYLLTFGVPGLRLQGTPSVLVLGAIALIITYAGYLAEVFRAGIESIHPSQWSAARSLGLTYRQTMRHVVLPQAVRRVAPPLLNDMVALQKDVGLVSVAGLVDAVRAAQIETANAFNFTPYVVAAVLFVLLAIPLIAVTDLVTLRAARRQNAGGR; encoded by the coding sequence ATGACGGCGGAGACCCACACGCCGAGTGACATACAGCGGGCGCGGGTCGCCTACCGCCGGAAGCAGTCGATCCGGTCGGTGATCATCAGCGCGGTCTCCACCGCGGTGGTCGGCGTGCTGGTCGTGGTGCTGGTGACCGGCTCGCCGGGCTGGCCGCGCGTGCAGGCGTCGTTCCTCGACCCGCAGGTGGCGACGGACTCGCTGCCGGCGATCCTGCGCGGGCTGTGGCTGAACGTCCGGCTCCTGGTCGCGTGCGCGATCGGCGCGCTGCTGCTCGGCCTGCTGATCGCGGTGCTGCGGACCACGAAGGGCGCGGTGCTGTTCCCGCTGCGCGCGCTGGCCACCGCGTACACGTACACGCTGCGCGGCATGCCTTTGATCATCGGGTTGTACCTGCTGACCTTCGGCGTGCCGGGACTGCGCCTGCAGGGCACGCCGAGCGTGCTGGTGCTGGGCGCGATCGCGCTGATCATCACGTACGCCGGCTACCTCGCCGAGGTGTTCCGGGCCGGGATCGAGAGCATCCACCCGAGTCAGTGGTCGGCGGCCCGGTCGCTCGGGCTGACGTACCGGCAGACGATGCGGCACGTGGTGCTGCCGCAGGCGGTGCGGCGGGTCGCGCCGCCGCTGCTCAACGACATGGTGGCGCTGCAGAAGGACGTGGGTCTGGTGTCGGTGGCCGGGCTGGTCGACGCGGTGCGGGCCGCGCAGATCGAGACCGCGAACGCGTTCAACTTCACGCCGTACGTGGTCGCGGCCGTGCTGTTCGTGCTGCTCGCGATCCCGCTGATCGCGGTGACGGATCTGGTCACGCTGCGCGCGGCGCGGCGGCAGAACGCGGGCGGGCGGTGA
- a CDS encoding PH domain-containing protein encodes MSETEVVKLRPQRVRVVCYVTAVAVVVVFTLVGLGLSGRLNDETDAVFQLGDQIAMIGLGVLAAAGVLLFTRPRVEADAKGIRVRNLLGGYELPWDVVRRIRFDQHSPWAFLELADDESVAVLALQAADRDYAVQGVRALRALHAKATTTA; translated from the coding sequence ATGAGCGAGACCGAGGTCGTGAAGCTGCGTCCGCAGCGCGTGCGTGTCGTCTGCTATGTGACCGCGGTGGCGGTGGTGGTCGTGTTCACGCTGGTCGGGCTGGGCCTGTCCGGGCGGCTCAACGACGAGACGGACGCGGTCTTCCAGCTCGGCGACCAGATCGCGATGATCGGGCTCGGCGTACTCGCGGCGGCGGGTGTGCTGCTGTTCACCCGGCCGCGGGTCGAGGCGGACGCGAAGGGCATCCGGGTGCGCAACCTGCTCGGCGGCTACGAGCTGCCGTGGGACGTGGTCCGGCGGATCCGGTTCGACCAGCACTCGCCGTGGGCGTTCCTGGAGCTGGCGGACGACGAGTCGGTGGCGGTGCTGGCGCTCCAGGCCGCCGACCGCGACTACGCGGTGCAGGGCGTCCGGGCGCTGCGCGCGCTGCACGCGAAGGCGACCACCACGGCTTGA
- a CDS encoding DUF4262 domain-containing protein, which produces MDDQSCHCLLCTAPAGSPEGSPDAPERTTADRIRRFGWTVTGDPASNLAYSTGLWHTFRAPEICVLGVPARLGRRIVTAVGNLIGDGDTLLDGERRDDVLTGYDVVVRAVRDGWHPRFFGAGLDFYRRTRMPMMQIVWPDRAGRFPWEPGTDAGYRAAQPSLWLHPEDDPAGS; this is translated from the coding sequence GTGGATGATCAATCCTGTCACTGCCTGCTGTGCACCGCACCGGCCGGTTCTCCGGAGGGTTCCCCGGATGCCCCGGAGCGCACGACGGCCGACAGGATCCGCCGGTTCGGCTGGACCGTCACCGGCGACCCGGCGTCGAACCTGGCCTATTCGACCGGTCTCTGGCACACGTTCCGCGCCCCGGAGATCTGCGTCCTCGGCGTGCCGGCCCGGCTCGGCCGGCGGATCGTCACCGCGGTCGGCAACCTGATCGGCGACGGCGACACGCTGCTCGACGGTGAGCGCCGGGACGACGTACTGACCGGGTACGACGTGGTGGTACGCGCGGTCCGGGACGGCTGGCACCCGCGCTTCTTCGGCGCCGGGCTGGACTTCTACCGCCGGACCCGGATGCCGATGATGCAGATCGTCTGGCCGGACCGCGCCGGCCGCTTCCCCTGGGAGCCGGGCACCGACGCGGGTTACCGCGCCGCCCAGCCGAGTCTGTGGCTGCACCCCGAGGACGATCCGGCGGGGTCATAG
- a CDS encoding threonine/serine dehydratase: MISKADVDAAAVRIGDRVRHTPVLPVADSGATVFKLEYLQHTGTFKARGALNRILAAAESGELSGAGVVAASGGNAGIAVAYAAAQLGVPAEIYVPVISSPAKVRRLHELGAVVVQTGNEFAEAYDAAQKRVSDTGATFCHPYDHPDMAAGAGTLALETWAQTGGFDTVLVAVGGGGLLAGVAAALDGRARVVAVEPAGARSLHDALAAGQPVDVPVSGVAADALGARRVGEIAFEVARRTGVQSLIVEDEDLIAARQHLWDRYRIVVEHSAAAAMAALTAGGYTPAEGERVAVILCGANTDPSSLG; the protein is encoded by the coding sequence ATGATCTCGAAGGCGGACGTGGACGCGGCGGCGGTGCGGATCGGCGACCGGGTCCGGCACACCCCGGTGCTGCCGGTGGCGGACTCCGGCGCCACCGTGTTCAAACTGGAGTACCTGCAGCACACCGGCACGTTCAAGGCCCGCGGCGCGCTGAACCGGATCCTGGCCGCGGCCGAGTCCGGCGAGCTGTCCGGCGCGGGCGTGGTCGCGGCGTCCGGCGGGAACGCGGGCATCGCGGTGGCGTACGCGGCCGCCCAGCTCGGCGTGCCGGCCGAGATCTACGTGCCGGTGATCTCCTCCCCCGCGAAGGTGCGCCGGCTGCACGAGCTGGGCGCGGTCGTGGTGCAGACCGGCAACGAGTTCGCCGAGGCGTACGACGCGGCGCAGAAGCGGGTGAGCGACACCGGCGCCACGTTCTGCCACCCGTACGACCACCCGGACATGGCCGCCGGAGCCGGCACGCTGGCACTGGAGACGTGGGCGCAGACCGGCGGCTTCGACACCGTGCTGGTCGCGGTCGGCGGCGGCGGGCTGCTGGCCGGTGTCGCGGCGGCGCTGGACGGCCGGGCGCGCGTGGTCGCGGTGGAACCGGCCGGCGCCCGCTCGCTGCACGACGCGCTGGCCGCGGGCCAGCCGGTCGACGTGCCGGTCTCCGGCGTGGCCGCGGACGCGCTCGGCGCCCGGCGGGTCGGCGAGATCGCGTTCGAGGTGGCCCGGCGCACCGGCGTGCAGTCGCTGATCGTCGAGGACGAGGACCTGATCGCGGCGCGGCAGCACCTGTGGGACCGCTACCGGATCGTGGTCGAGCACAGCGCCGCGGCCGCGATGGCCGCGCTCACCGCCGGCGGCTACACACCGGCCGAGGGCGAGCGGGTCGCGGTGATCCTCTGCGGCGCGAACACGGATCCGTCGAGCCTCGGCTGA
- a CDS encoding amino acid ABC transporter ATP-binding protein has product MSCSGLRKSFRGGLVLQDLDLDVAEHEVVVLIGASGSGKSTLLRCINLLEEIDDGTILLDGEHITDPRTNPDTVRRKIGMVFQSYNLFPHMTVLQNITLAPERVHRRRRAEVEAEARTWLDRVGLGDKAREYPDRLSGGQQQRVAIVRALVNSPRLLLLDEVTSALDPELVGEVLTMIKDLKTEGMTMILATHEMAFARQVADRVCFLDGGRILEQGPPEQVFGAPQHPRTRQFLRRIIEAGRL; this is encoded by the coding sequence CTGTCCTGCTCCGGGCTGCGCAAGTCGTTCCGCGGCGGCCTGGTGCTCCAGGACCTCGACCTGGACGTGGCCGAGCACGAGGTGGTGGTGCTGATCGGCGCGTCCGGCTCCGGCAAGTCGACGCTGCTGCGCTGCATCAACCTGCTCGAGGAGATCGACGACGGCACGATCCTGCTGGACGGCGAGCACATCACCGACCCCAGGACCAACCCCGACACGGTACGCCGGAAGATCGGCATGGTGTTCCAGTCCTACAACCTGTTCCCGCACATGACCGTGCTGCAGAACATCACGCTGGCACCGGAACGCGTGCACCGGCGCCGCCGGGCCGAGGTGGAGGCGGAGGCGCGCACCTGGCTGGACCGGGTCGGCCTGGGCGACAAGGCACGGGAGTACCCGGATCGCCTTTCCGGCGGCCAGCAGCAACGCGTCGCGATCGTCCGCGCCCTGGTCAACTCCCCACGCCTGCTGCTGCTCGACGAGGTCACGTCCGCGCTCGACCCGGAACTGGTCGGCGAGGTCCTCACCATGATCAAGGACCTGAAGACCGAGGGCATGACGATGATCCTGGCCACGCACGAAATGGCGTTCGCCCGCCAGGTCGCCGACCGGGTCTGCTTCCTCGACGGCGGCCGGATCCTCGAACAGGGCCCGCCGGAACAGGTCTTCGGCGCCCCCCAGCACCCCCGCACCCGCCAGTTCCTCCGCCGCATCATCGAAGCGGGACGGCTCTGA
- a CDS encoding DUF4267 domain-containing protein, with amino-acid sequence MIGLASLAFAGGPAAAWYMLAVALVPVGDTVIMLCHGGTRATAFGVHLGTAVVVLISAALLFAL; translated from the coding sequence TTGATCGGCCTCGCGTCGCTGGCGTTCGCGGGTGGGCCGGCCGCGGCCTGGTACATGCTGGCCGTCGCGCTGGTCCCGGTCGGCGACACGGTGATCATGCTGTGTCACGGCGGCACCCGCGCCACCGCGTTCGGCGTCCACCTCGGCACCGCGGTCGTCGTCCTGATCAGCGCGGCGCTGCTGTTCGCGCTATGA
- a CDS encoding phosphoribosyl-ATP diphosphatase, whose product MKTFDELFAELQAKVAAGTPGSHTVAAVERGVHAIGKKVVEEAAEAWMAAEHEGPERAAEEISQLLYQAQVLMLASGLELKDVYRHL is encoded by the coding sequence GTGAAGACCTTCGACGAGCTGTTCGCGGAACTGCAGGCAAAGGTGGCGGCCGGGACCCCGGGTTCGCACACCGTGGCGGCGGTCGAGCGCGGCGTCCATGCCATCGGCAAGAAGGTCGTCGAGGAGGCGGCCGAGGCGTGGATGGCCGCGGAGCACGAGGGTCCGGAGCGCGCCGCGGAGGAGATCTCCCAGCTGCTCTACCAGGCACAGGTGTTGATGCTGGCCAGCGGGCTGGAGCTGAAGGACGTCTACCGACATCTCTGA
- a CDS encoding protein kinase domain-containing protein: MTDGKAAVRLSAGATFPAPDHDYPFYLELELTATDATWAGTYRVTDLYYLPRQNKADGRIKNYEIYVSADGTNGGTPVATGVWPDTTAEQIVTFAAKTGRYVRLRAQRGERTALGRGGGTQHQRGPRVGWRSMTEPLRPGDPRELGGYRLLGRLGEGGMGAVYLGRSPDGRSVAVKAIRPELANEPEYRGRFRSEVSRARQVPPFCTAAVLDADPEHTTPYLVVEYVDGPSLAEVVADRGPLSGGDLHSVAIGVATALTAIHGAGVIHRDLKPRNVLFALGAPKVIDFGIAQPFEATSHHTRTDQMVGTLAYMAPERFDTAPIGPASDVFAWGAVVTYAGTGRTPFAADSAAATAGRILTQPPDLGGLQSPLREIVERTLAKDPADRPTAPELLELLLDTGSHSRPDLTARPEVQRAAQAARALRRRGRHRRLVTAAIAGVLAAAVLGAAGAWAYHSRAVPPVAVPSSAVVVSDPPLIGGGPVIIDPLSRPGQWPAGAGCAYTGGRLVISGGEPVWQACDGPQDRFAGDQSITVSVALLEPGSCAFVAFRKTDDLTGYALSLCADTIGFERHADDRADELVRVPSTALADGAEHRVRLVVRDDVATVAVDGTDVTSAPADDRRLVTGWIRLGVEAGADYRSGSAAFKDLEIRTL; this comes from the coding sequence ATGACCGACGGTAAGGCAGCCGTTCGCCTGAGTGCCGGCGCGACGTTCCCGGCGCCGGACCACGACTATCCGTTCTACCTGGAGCTGGAACTGACCGCCACCGACGCGACATGGGCGGGCACGTACCGGGTGACCGACCTCTACTACCTGCCGCGGCAGAACAAGGCGGACGGCCGGATCAAGAACTACGAGATCTACGTCTCCGCCGACGGCACGAACGGGGGCACCCCGGTCGCGACCGGCGTCTGGCCGGACACCACCGCGGAACAGATCGTCACGTTCGCCGCTAAGACCGGGCGGTACGTGCGGCTGCGCGCTCAGCGAGGTGAACGAACAGCGCTGGGCCGCGGCGGCGGAACTCAACATCAGCGGGGTCCCCGTGTAGGGTGGCGCTCCATGACGGAGCCTCTCCGCCCCGGGGACCCGCGCGAACTCGGCGGCTACCGGCTGCTCGGCCGGCTCGGCGAGGGCGGCATGGGCGCGGTCTACCTAGGACGGTCGCCGGACGGCCGGAGCGTCGCGGTCAAGGCGATCCGGCCGGAGCTGGCGAACGAACCGGAGTACCGCGGCCGATTCCGCTCCGAGGTCAGCCGCGCCCGCCAGGTGCCGCCGTTCTGCACCGCGGCCGTGCTCGACGCGGACCCGGAGCACACCACGCCGTACCTCGTCGTCGAGTACGTTGACGGACCCAGCCTGGCCGAGGTGGTCGCGGACCGGGGCCCGCTGTCCGGCGGCGACCTGCACAGCGTCGCGATCGGCGTGGCGACCGCGTTGACCGCGATCCACGGCGCCGGCGTCATCCACCGCGACCTGAAGCCACGCAACGTGCTCTTCGCGCTCGGCGCACCCAAGGTGATCGACTTCGGCATCGCGCAGCCGTTCGAGGCGACCAGCCACCACACGCGTACCGATCAGATGGTCGGCACCCTGGCCTACATGGCGCCGGAACGGTTCGACACCGCGCCGATCGGCCCGGCCTCGGACGTGTTCGCCTGGGGCGCCGTGGTCACCTACGCCGGCACCGGCCGCACGCCGTTCGCCGCCGACTCGGCCGCCGCCACCGCGGGCCGGATCCTCACTCAGCCACCGGACCTCGGCGGGCTCCAGTCACCGCTGCGCGAGATCGTGGAACGCACGCTGGCCAAGGACCCGGCGGACCGGCCGACCGCACCCGAACTGCTGGAACTGCTGCTGGACACCGGCTCGCACAGCCGGCCCGACCTGACCGCGCGCCCCGAGGTGCAGCGCGCGGCCCAGGCGGCCCGCGCGCTGCGGCGCCGCGGGCGCCACCGCCGGCTGGTGACCGCCGCGATCGCGGGCGTGCTGGCCGCGGCCGTGCTCGGCGCGGCCGGTGCGTGGGCGTACCACTCCCGGGCGGTCCCGCCGGTGGCCGTGCCGTCGTCCGCGGTCGTCGTCAGCGACCCGCCACTCATCGGCGGCGGGCCGGTGATCATCGACCCACTGTCCCGGCCCGGTCAGTGGCCGGCCGGTGCCGGCTGCGCGTACACCGGCGGGCGCCTGGTCATCAGCGGCGGGGAGCCGGTCTGGCAGGCCTGCGACGGCCCGCAGGACAGGTTCGCCGGCGATCAGTCGATCACGGTCAGCGTGGCGCTGCTGGAGCCGGGCAGCTGCGCGTTCGTCGCGTTCCGGAAGACCGACGACCTCACCGGGTACGCGTTGTCGCTCTGCGCCGACACGATCGGCTTCGAACGGCACGCCGACGACCGCGCGGACGAGCTGGTGCGCGTCCCGTCGACCGCGCTGGCCGACGGTGCCGAACACCGCGTCCGGCTGGTCGTCCGGGACGACGTCGCCACGGTCGCGGTCGACGGCACCGACGTCACCTCCGCCCCCGCCGACGACCGCCGCCTGGTCACCGGCTGGATCCGCCTCGGCGTCGAGGCCGGCGCCGACTACCGGAGCGGCAGCGCGGCCTTCAAGGACCTGGAGATCCGTACGCTGTGA
- the hisG gene encoding ATP phosphoribosyltransferase codes for MLRIAVPNKGALSRPAIEMLREAGYRQRGDDRDLVCQDPANDVEFFYLRPRDIAVYVGSGDLDLGITGRDLLLDSGAPATEIMDLSFGGAQFRFAARPETLQSVAEIDGRRVATAFPGVVAHYLAANSLSATVVRLDGAVENAIRLGVADVIADVVETGATLRQAGLVTVGEPLLRSSAILIGRTASETAEDAAAADGKAGTAQLLRRLQGVLVARRYVMLAYDVRADLLDQATALTPGIESPTVSPLHREGWVAVQAMVQRAEMHRIMDELYEIGARAILVTDIAATRL; via the coding sequence ATGCTGCGCATCGCCGTGCCCAACAAGGGCGCCCTGTCCCGTCCCGCCATCGAGATGCTGCGCGAGGCGGGCTACCGCCAGCGCGGTGACGACCGCGACCTGGTCTGCCAGGACCCGGCCAACGACGTCGAGTTCTTCTACCTGCGCCCGCGCGACATCGCCGTCTACGTCGGCAGCGGCGACCTGGACCTCGGCATCACCGGCCGCGACCTGCTCCTCGACTCCGGCGCCCCCGCCACGGAGATCATGGACCTGTCGTTCGGCGGCGCCCAGTTCCGCTTCGCCGCCCGTCCCGAGACGCTGCAGTCGGTCGCCGAGATCGACGGACGCCGGGTGGCCACCGCCTTCCCCGGCGTGGTCGCCCACTACCTGGCCGCGAACTCTCTCTCCGCGACCGTGGTGCGCCTGGACGGCGCCGTGGAGAACGCCATCCGCCTCGGCGTCGCCGACGTCATCGCCGACGTCGTCGAGACCGGCGCCACGCTCCGCCAGGCCGGCCTGGTCACGGTCGGCGAGCCGCTGCTCCGCTCCTCCGCGATCCTGATCGGCCGCACGGCATCGGAGACCGCCGAGGATGCCGCCGCGGCCGACGGCAAGGCCGGCACCGCCCAGCTACTGCGCCGCCTCCAAGGCGTCCTGGTCGCCCGCCGCTACGTCATGCTCGCCTACGACGTCCGCGCCGACCTCCTCGACCAGGCCACCGCGCTCACCCCCGGCATAGAGTCCCCCACGGTCTCCCCGCTCCACCGCGAGGGCTGGGTCGCCGTCCAGGCCATGGTCCAGCGCGCCGAGATGCACCGCATCATGGACGAGCTCTACGAGATCGGCGCCCGCGCCATCCTCGTCACCGACATCGCCGCCACCCGCCTCTGA